The Pseudomonas nunensis genome includes the window TCGCTTTCAACGAGCGCGCGACGGCGCTGGGCACGTAGTCGAGGCTTTTTATCGCCGCCTCGACTTTCACCCGCACTTCTTCACTGACCGGCCGCGTCTTGTTCACCACATGGGACACCGTGGTGTAGGAAATTCCTGCGAGTGCCGCCACATCCTTGATCGTTGCCATGAATCAGGTCCGCCGGCTTGCGCGCTGACTGCGATAAGTATCAAGCACCACCGCCACCACGATAACCGCACCGGTGATGATGCGCTTGGTCGGTTCGGTCGCACCGATCTGCGCCAGACCGGCCGCCAATACCGAGATGATCAACACACCGAAGAACGTACTGATCACCGAACCGCGCCCGCCCATCAGGCTGGTGCCGCCGATGACAACGGCGGCGATCACTTGCAGCTCCAGGCCGGAACCAGCATTCGGGTCTGCGGCTTCCAGACGGGAAATCTGAAACAGCGCAGCGATGCCGGCCAACAGCCCCATCAGGCTGAATACCAGAATCTTGTAGGGTTTTGGATTGATCCCCGCCAGACGCACCGCTTCTTCGTTGGTGCCGATGCCGATCAGGTAGCGGCCGAACACCGTACGGGTCAGCACTGCCTGGGCGACGATGATGATCACAAAGGCAATGATGAACGACGGCGAGATGCCGAAGGCGATCGGGTTGGACAGCCAGGCGAAGGCGTCACCGATGTAGGCCGTACGCGAGCCGGTCATCTGGTACGCCAGGCCACGGGCCATTTCCAGCACGCCGAGGGACACGATGAACGACGGAATGCGCCAGGCCACGGTGATCGAACCGGTGATGGTCCCGGCCAAAGCCGCCACCGCCATGCCGAACAGGGCTGCCGGCAAAACGCTCCAGCCCCAGCCGAGAATCGCCACGCTAACCGCCGAGGCCGCAAGCGCCAGCACCGAACCGACCGACAGGTCGATGCCGCCGATGATCAGCACGAAAGTCATGCCGACCGCCAAAACCATCAAGTCCGGGATCTGGTTGGCCAGGGTACTGAAAGTGTCGTACGACAGGAAATGGCTGCTCAGCATCGAGAACAGCACGACCATCGCCAGCAAGGCACCGGCCAGGCCCAGATAGGTGCCGAGGCCGTAAAAATTGCCACTACGTTTACCGGCAGACGTTGCAGTTTTCATGGAAGATCCCTAGGCGCTGCTTCGTTGAGCAACGCATCACGTTTTTGGTAGCCGGCGAAAGCGGCGGCAAGCAAATCATCCTGGGTCCAGCTGTCGCGCTCGAACGTGTCGATCAGGCGCCCCGCCGACAACACGCCGATCCGGTCGCAGATCAGCATCAGTTCACGCAGGTCACTGGACACCACCACCAGCGCTTTGCCCTGGCGAGTCAGTTCGCCGAGCAAGGCATAGATGTCGAACTTGGCACCGACATCGATGCCACGGGTCGGCTCGTCGAACAACATCACCGAACAATCGCGTTCCAGCCAGCGGCCGATCACGACTTTCTGCTGGTTGCCGCCGGACAGCTCGGACACCAGTTGCGTCGGGCTGGAGCTGCGGATCCGCATCGCGTTGATCTGACGTTGAGCCAGGGCCATCTCGTCACCGTTGTTGACGACGCCCGCGCTGGAAATCACCGGCATGTTGCCCAAGGCAATGTTGGCGCTGATCGACTGGGTCAGCAGCAGGCCTTCGCCCTTGCGGTCCTCGGTGATCAGGGCGATGCCGTGACCCACCGCATCGGCCGGCGAACGAATGCTCACGACTTTGGCCGGAGAGCCCAGCGCGACCGTGCCGCTGTCTGGCGTGTCGGCGCCGAAGATCAGGCGCAGCAACTCGGTGCGCCCTGCTCCGATCAACCCGGAAATGCCGAAGATCTCACCGGCGCGCACTTCGAAAGACACGTCACGGACCTTGTCGGAACGGGTCAGCCCCGTAACAGTCAAGGCTGGCGCACCGATGTTGCGCGGCCCCATGTCCATGTGTTCGCCCAACTCGCGCCCCACCATCAGGGTGACCAGTTGTTCGCTGTTGTAATTGGCCATCGGCTCGACGCAGACCAGGTTGCCGTCGCGCAATACCGCAATGCGCTGGGCCACTCGCGCCAGTTCTTCGAGTCGGTGGGAAATGTAGATGATTGACACACCACGAGCTTGCAGGCGGGTGATCTGTTCGAACAGCATCTCGACTTCCCGCGCCGTCAGCATCGCGGTCGGTTCGTCGAGGATCAGCACATGGCAGTCGCCGATCAGGTTGCGGGCGATCTCGACCATTTGCTGGTGACCGATGCCCAGTTCGCCGACCAGGGTGTCCGGGTCAATCGCGTCAAGGCCGACCTGGGCCATCGCTTCGATCGCTGCCTTGCGCAATTGCTTGCGGCTGATCCAGCCACCGTTGCTCGGCAGGTTATCGAGAAACAGGTTTTCCGCCACCGACAGGGTCGGCAACAGATTGAGTTCTTGCATGACCATGCGGATGCCCAGGTCTTCAGCCTGGGTACGGCTGCCGGGGCGGTATTCCTGACCCTGGAATTGCATCTGGCCGGTGGTCGGTGTGACCAGGCCGCCGATGATCTTCGACAGGGTGCTTTTGCCGGCGCCGTTTTCACCAGTCAGCGCCAGCACTTCACCGCGCATCAGCGTCAGGTCGATGCCGGTCAGGACCGGTTGGGCATAGGTCTTACCGATACCGCTGACCGAGAGGACAGCGTTCGGGGCGGAAACTGACATAAAAACTCTCCATGCGCTCGCCCGGACGGGCGAGCACCGTTGTGTCGCCAGAAGGACTACTTGGTAACCAGCTCTACCGGAGTTTCGATCACGCCGTTGGTACCGCTGTCGACTTTCTCGCCTTTGATGATTTTCAGCGCAGTCTCGATCCCGAATACAGCTTGCTTGGCGGCAAACTGGTCAGCGGTGGCCAGGACGCGGCCATCCTTGAGCATCGGCTTGATGGCGTTGATGTTGTCGTAACCGACCACTTGCACCTTGCCAGCCTTGCCGGCGGCACGGACAGCGGAAACGGCGCCGACGGCCATGCTGTCGTTACCGGTCAGCAGGGCTTTGACTTCCGGGTATTCGCTGAGGATCGACGCGGCAACCTTGTTGCCTTTGTCGATTTCCCAATCACCGGACTGCAAGGAAACCACCTTGATCTGCGCCGCTTCCATCGCGTCTTTGAAACCCGCGGTGCGCTGCTGGGCGTTGGTGGTGGTGGATACGCCTTCGATGATGCCGACTTCGTCACCGGCCTTCAGTTGCTTGGCCAGGTACTCACCCACCAGACGCGCGCCTTTGCGGTTGTCCGGGCCTACGAACGGTACGGTGATGTTTTTGCTTTTGACGACGGCCGGGTCAAGCTGGTTGTCGATGTTGATCACGGTGATACCGGCATCGACGGCTTTCTTGATCACCGGCACCATGGCTTTTGAGTCAGCCGGCGCGATGACCAGTGCATTGACCTTGGCCAGAATCATTTGCTCGACGATGCGGGTCTGGCCAGCGGTGTCCGTTTCGTCCTTGATGCCGTTGGAGATCAGGTCGAAATCGGCGGAATGGTCTTTCTGATAGGCCTTGGCGCCGTCTTCCATGGTCAGGAAGAATTCGTTGGCCAGGGATTTCATGACCAGCGCGACTTTAGGTTTTTCAGTATCGGCGAACGCCGAAGAGAGGGGCAACGCGGCGGATGCGGCAGCCAGCATAGCGACAGCGAGAAGACGTCCAGCGAATGGCAGCTTCATGGGTTCACTCCGATCTTATGATTATTGTGAGCAACGCTTGCGCTGGCGTAGGCTACAGGGTGTCCTTCGATGGATCGAGCCATCGAGAACGCCGCGCAAACGTTTGCGTAGACCGAACTATGCGAACCCTGCCGAGATTTGTCAACGATCAGAATTGACCATTTTGTGCGCTGGCTGGCAAAGCCAGGCATAAGCCTCAGGCCGTGGTATTGACCATCGAGCCGGTGCTGGAGCCCTTGGCCATTTCCTTGACCAGTGCGCCGGACACTTCCAGCAGCGCGCCGTTGGTGTCGGCAATCTGCCCTTGAATCGCCATGACTACTGTCGACTTGGCTTCCGGCGTCGGATAAGACGCTGCTTGGGCTGCGGCCAGTTGTTGCTGTTGCTCACGCAGTTGCTGTTGCAGCTCTTGCATGCGCTTGAGCAGGATTTTTACCGCGGCGCTCTGATTGCTCTTTCCTTCAGATGCGGCCTCGGTATCCGTGCTTTTATCCAGCCCCACCGGGCCAGTCTTGACGACCTTGCCGTCATCTTCTTGAGTGCCCAACGCTTTGGCGGCCTCGGCCTGCGTGGCATCGTTCAACGCGCGGATCGTGGCAGCGGATTTGCCGCCAATGGTCACGCCTGCGGCGTTGGGAAGACCGACTGATAACGACATGTGAACTCCTGAAAAAAGATTCCTTTGAAGACCATCGACCTGTGCGGGGTTTTCTTTAGCACTGATTTGGAATTCGGCAAGGTAACTAATCAACAAGGATCGTAGGCCCTTTCGGAGAACCGAACGCAAATACTCAACGTATTCGGAAACCCGGACAAAAGGTTGTGTAATTTCATTACCGCCGACATAAATACTGATATAAATCATCAGCTTAAAGTTTTCTCTCCTTCAAAGTAGGGCTGGTACAGATCCTGCTCTTTCTTGTGCACCCCAGGCGTTCAGATCTGCCGGGGGCGTATCTAGATGAACCTGCATCAGCACCGTCACTACTAGAGAGAAAATAATGAAATCTGCATTCAACACCTTTATTCCGGGCGCTTTGGCCCTCCTGCTGCTCCTGCCCACCGCCCTTCAGGCGAAAGAAGCTGAAACCCAACAGAAACTGGCGAACGTGGTGATCCTGGCCACCGGCGGCACCATTGCCGGCGCTGGCGCCAGTGCGGCCAACAGCGCTACCTATCAGGCTGCCAAAGTCGGTATCGAACAGTTGATCGCTGGCGTGCCGGAGCTGAGTCAATTGGCTAACGTGCGTGGCGAACAAGTCATGCAGATCGCGTCCGAAAGCATCACCAACGACAACCTGTTGCAGTTGGGTCGCCGCGTCGCCGAATTGGCCGACGACAAAGCCGTCGATGGCATTGTCATCACTCACGGCACCGACACCCTGGAAGAAACCGCCTACTTCCTGAACCTGGTGGAAAAAACCGACAAGCCGATCATCGTCGTCGGTTCCATGCGCCCGGGTACCGCGATGTCCGCCGACGGCATGCTGAACCTGTACAACGCAGTCGCCGTGGCCAGCAGCAAAGAAGCACGCGGCAAAGGTGTGCTGGTGACCATGAACGATGAAATCCAGTCCGGTCGCGATGTCAGCAAAATGATCAACATCAAGACCGAGGCCTTTAAAAGTGCCTGGGGCCCGCTGGGCATGGTGGTTGAAGGCAAATCCTACTGGTTCCGCCTGCCGGCCAAGCGCCACACCATGGACTCGGAATTCGACATCAAAACCATCAAGAGCCTGCCTGACGTAGAAATCGCCTATTCCTACGGCAACGTCAGCGACACTGCCTACAAAGCCCTGGCGCAATCAGGCGCCAAAGCGATCATCCACGCCGGTACCGGCAACGGCTCGGTATCTTCCCGCGTGGTGCCAACCTTGCAAGCCCTGCGCAAGGATGGCGTGCAAATCATCCGTTCGTCTCACGTCAACGCCGGTGGTTTCGTCCTGCGTAACGCCGAACAGCCTG containing:
- a CDS encoding ABC transporter permease, translated to MKTATSAGKRSGNFYGLGTYLGLAGALLAMVVLFSMLSSHFLSYDTFSTLANQIPDLMVLAVGMTFVLIIGGIDLSVGSVLALAASAVSVAILGWGWSVLPAALFGMAVAALAGTITGSITVAWRIPSFIVSLGVLEMARGLAYQMTGSRTAYIGDAFAWLSNPIAFGISPSFIIAFVIIIVAQAVLTRTVFGRYLIGIGTNEEAVRLAGINPKPYKILVFSLMGLLAGIAALFQISRLEAADPNAGSGLELQVIAAVVIGGTSLMGGRGSVISTFFGVLIISVLAAGLAQIGATEPTKRIITGAVIVVAVVLDTYRSQRASRRT
- a CDS encoding sugar ABC transporter ATP-binding protein, which gives rise to MSVSAPNAVLSVSGIGKTYAQPVLTGIDLTLMRGEVLALTGENGAGKSTLSKIIGGLVTPTTGQMQFQGQEYRPGSRTQAEDLGIRMVMQELNLLPTLSVAENLFLDNLPSNGGWISRKQLRKAAIEAMAQVGLDAIDPDTLVGELGIGHQQMVEIARNLIGDCHVLILDEPTAMLTAREVEMLFEQITRLQARGVSIIYISHRLEELARVAQRIAVLRDGNLVCVEPMANYNSEQLVTLMVGRELGEHMDMGPRNIGAPALTVTGLTRSDKVRDVSFEVRAGEIFGISGLIGAGRTELLRLIFGADTPDSGTVALGSPAKVVSIRSPADAVGHGIALITEDRKGEGLLLTQSISANIALGNMPVISSAGVVNNGDEMALAQRQINAMRIRSSSPTQLVSELSGGNQQKVVIGRWLERDCSVMLFDEPTRGIDVGAKFDIYALLGELTRQGKALVVVSSDLRELMLICDRIGVLSAGRLIDTFERDSWTQDDLLAAAFAGYQKRDALLNEAAPRDLP
- a CDS encoding asparaginase codes for the protein MKSAFNTFIPGALALLLLLPTALQAKEAETQQKLANVVILATGGTIAGAGASAANSATYQAAKVGIEQLIAGVPELSQLANVRGEQVMQIASESITNDNLLQLGRRVAELADDKAVDGIVITHGTDTLEETAYFLNLVEKTDKPIIVVGSMRPGTAMSADGMLNLYNAVAVASSKEARGKGVLVTMNDEIQSGRDVSKMINIKTEAFKSAWGPLGMVVEGKSYWFRLPAKRHTMDSEFDIKTIKSLPDVEIAYSYGNVSDTAYKALAQSGAKAIIHAGTGNGSVSSRVVPTLQALRKDGVQIIRSSHVNAGGFVLRNAEQPDDKYDWVVAHDLNPQKARILAMVALTKTNDSKELQRMFWEY
- a CDS encoding sugar ABC transporter substrate-binding protein, with amino-acid sequence MKLPFAGRLLAVAMLAAASAALPLSSAFADTEKPKVALVMKSLANEFFLTMEDGAKAYQKDHSADFDLISNGIKDETDTAGQTRIVEQMILAKVNALVIAPADSKAMVPVIKKAVDAGITVINIDNQLDPAVVKSKNITVPFVGPDNRKGARLVGEYLAKQLKAGDEVGIIEGVSTTTNAQQRTAGFKDAMEAAQIKVVSLQSGDWEIDKGNKVAASILSEYPEVKALLTGNDSMAVGAVSAVRAAGKAGKVQVVGYDNINAIKPMLKDGRVLATADQFAAKQAVFGIETALKIIKGEKVDSGTNGVIETPVELVTK